From the Haladaptatus sp. DJG-WS-42 genome, the window CGGACACCGAAAGCGCATCTCCGCCTCGGTGCACAAACGTGAACTCCCCGGCGGCGTCCACCTGTACGTCAAGCACCGCCTGCGGCGTCGGGTCTGGTGGGGCGTGTACCAACGTTGCACCGACGAACCCGGCGCTCACAACCGTGAGCACAGTCAGCAACACGACACCGAGCACCGGCGAGGTTCCACGACGAGACACATCGACGCCTGGTGCGTATTCGTTGATAAAGTTACGCGAGCGCGACGCGGACGGAATCGCCGCCTGCTGAGGCAACGAGCGTACCGCCACCGCGCGGTTGAATGACCCACACCGTGCCGTCGTCGCCAGTGGTTCCAACCTGCTCGCCGTCGAGTGTGAGGGTACCATCGACTGGGTCGCCCGTGCGCGCATCGACGAGCGTGACGTTCATTGGCCCGCTTGGATGGGTCGTCTCTACGGTGAGCGTGAGGCCGTCCTCACCGCCGGTTATTGGTGGGTTCGTCGGGATTTCATCGAGGTCTTTTGTCTGTGTTTCGTAGAACACGTCGCCTGTGCCGCCGTCAAGATAGCTCTGGAGCGTCCCGTGGCTGTGTGGCAGTTCGATTGGATAGACGCCAACGAAACCGAACTCAAGCGAGCCGTAGTTGCGGCCGCGACTGTGGTTTACCGCCCACGGGTGCAGTTCTTTTGCGCGTTCTTCGACCCGGTCTAAGTCACCGCTGTACTGGTCTGGAGCGGCTGGGTCTCTCGCGGTTGGAATCGAAACCTCGCGCACGTACTCGGTGCCCGCAATCGTGGCGAAAACGACGCCCGTGTCAGAGGTTTCTACGTACACCGTCCGGGGCGTGGCGCGCCCCTCAACGACGAGCGAGGAGTGGTCGCGGATGGGGCCGTGCAGTTCGAGCAGTGAGACTTGTAACTCCCGGAGGCTGGTCTCAATCTGTGTGTCTTGGACATCGTTTGCGGCGGTTTCGAGCGAGTCAAGTCGGTCTTCGAGCGATTCCGCGACGAGCGCGATTGCGGCAAGTTCGCGGACGAGTTCGTCGGTCGTGAGCGTGCCACTGTTGTAGGCGGCGAGCGCGTCGCGCTTGCGCTGTTCGAGCGCCGCAACGTCGGTGGTGAGTTGGTCGAGTTCGCTCTGGAGAATCGACCGTTGTTCTGCACTCCCGCTCGCGACAGCGAGGCGCTCTTCGAGTGACAGCGCGCCCCACCGCGCGTGAAGCCCTTCGTTCTGTGCGGCAAGCGCTGCGCCAACGTCGAGCGAAGCGGTGCCGTAGCCGGTTCGTTCGAGGTCGTCGTCGGCAATCGTGAGATAGGCAGTGGTGTTGTTTGCAGGAACGACCGGGGCGGATTGGGTATAGAGCTGCCCTCCGGCGGGCACGGCAACGGCGCTGGCTAAGAGCAAAACGACCAGCGTGAGAGTGAACGCGAGAGTGCGACGCATCTACATCCATCTATCCACCGGCAGTACAAAAAGTCAGTTGAAGCTTCGTCACGGCGTGAGCGAGCGTCTGAGCGAGGCCGAGACCGTTTAAAGCCGCCTGAGACGTTTTATATTGGATAGAAAGCGTTTTGCCCCCGTGCTGAGCAGAAAAGGATATGCGGTCACGCGTCGCCGCGATCTGTGCCCTCCTCGTAATACTCAGTGTTGCGGTGCCCGGAGCGGTTGCCACTAGTGCTGGGCTGGGAGCCACCGCCCTCCAAGCAGAACCGGCGAACGAAGGCGTGACGATGACGATAGACCTCCAGCCAAACGGCGATGCGCGCTGGGAGGTCTCGACGGAGTTCAGTCTGGATTCAGAAAATGAGACAAGAGCGTTCGAAACGCTCGCCTCCGAGTTCGAAGACGGGAACTCAGATGTTGGCTTCTCGGTCGATATTTTCAAGCGGGCAAGCAAGGCGGCGAGCGAGCACACCGGCCGTGAAATGGCCATCGAAGGCGTTGCTCGCAGTCACAGCGTTGAGAACCAAACGGGGCGGCTGACGCTCATTTTTACGTGGACGAACTTCGCAACGGTCACCGCAGACGACTACCGCGTTGGTGATGCGTTCAACACCTCCAGTGGGACGTGGTTGCCGGAGCTTCGAGCCGACCAGCAGCTCGTGATGCTGCCGCCAGAAGGGTTCGCAGTGAGCAGCGCTCCGATTGGGTTCCGTAACGAAACGCTGCGCTGGGAAGGGCCGGCCACGTTCACCGAGGACGACCTCGAAGTGACCTACCGCCCGGCAGACGTAGAAACACCACAGCCACCGCCGGAGCGAAACTGGGTGGCGCTTATCGGCCTTCTAGTGCTCGCGCTTTTGGTGCTCGCACTCGCGGCCTACATGTGGTACGTCCGGCGGGAGGACGAACCGACAGCTCCAGCGGCGAGCGCAAACGGTGGCGATAGTGAATCAGAGCCAAGGGGTACCGACACAGACAACGAGGCTGCGAGCGACCCCGCCGAGCCAGCAGCGGACGTCGATCTCGACCTGCTGAGCGACGAAGAGCGCGTCGAGCGGCTCTTGCGCGCAGAAGGGGGGCGCATGAAACAGGCAACCATCGTCAAAGAGACCGGGTGGTCGAACGCGAAGGTCTCCCAACTGCTCTCTGCGATGGACGAAGCGGGCCAAATCGAGAAACTGCGGATTGGTCGGGAGAACCTCATCAGCCTGCCTGACGGCGAGTCAGACGCCGAAAATTAAATTCTACGTCATGTGTATGCCGTTTTGAAAACGTTTAACCAGCGCAGGGAGCCATTTAGAGTGAGCATGAAAGTCCTTGTCACCGTAAAGGAGGTGGCAGAAGTCGAAGACGAGTTCGAAATTGACGGACTCAAAATCGACGAGCGCTACCTTGACTACGACTTGAACGAGTGGGACGACTACGCGGTCGAAGAGGGTGTCCAAATCGCGGAGGAAAACGACGACGTCGAAGTCGTCACCGTCACGATTGGTCCAGAGCGCGCAGAGGAGACCATCCGGATGGCCCTCGCGAAAGGCGCAGACCGCGCCGTCCGTGTCTGGGACGACGCCCTCGAAGCAGCTGACTTCGTTGACGTCGCCACCAAGACCGACATCCTCGCCGCCGTGGTCGAGGAAGAACAGCCAGACCTCATCTTGACCGGTGTACAGGCAAGCGACGACGCCTTCGGCGCGACCGGCGTTTCGCTCGCAGACGCCATCGACTTCGAGTGGGCAGCCGTCGTGAACGCCCTCGACCTCGATGTCGAAGCTGGCGTTGCCAACCTCCGTCGTGAACTCGAAGGCGGTATCGAGGAACTCACAGACGTCGATATTCCAGCCGTCTTGACCATCCAGACGGGTATCAACGAACCGCGCTACGCCTCGCTCCGTGGCATCCGCCAAGCCCAGAGCAAGGAGATTGCGCCAAAGAGCCTCGGTGACCTCGGCCTCGATGCCTCGGTCATCGACAGCGAGATTACCCTCACCTCCATGTACGAACCAGAGTCCGAGAGCGACGCCACCATCTGGGAAGGCAGCGCAGACGAGACCGCCGGGAAGCTGGCTGAGTTCCTCCGCGACAAAGGAGTTGGTCAGGCATGAGCGACGTGCTTGCCATCACCGAACACCGCCGCGGCGAACTCCGCGACGTCAGCTACGAACTCATCACGGCTGGCCGCCAGCTCGCAGACGACCTCGGCGGGGACCTTCACCTCGCCGTCATCTCCGGGGACGTCTCTGGCTTCGCAGACCACCTCAACCGCGAGGGCGTGGACACCATCCACACCGTAGACGAAGGCGAAGAGTTCAACCACGACGTGTACACGCAGGTTATCACCCAACTCTACGACGACCTGCAGCCCGGTGCGGTCGTGATGCCGAACTCCGTAAACGGTCTCGACTACGCGCCAGCCGTCGCAAACCACTTATCCCTCCCACTGGTCACTGACGCCATCGACTTCGCAGCAGACGGCGCGTTAGAAGTCACCCGCGAGCAGTACGGCTCGAAGGTCGAGACAACCGTGGAAGTCGACGCAGACCACGTGGCGCTCACCATCCGCCCCGGCGAATGGCCAGCCGCAGAAGGCACGGGCGACGCAGACATCGTCTCCTTCGACGCAAGCATCGACGAGTCCGCCGTCAAATCGACCGTCACCGGCTTCGAAGAAGTCGGCGGCGGCGACGTTGACATCACGGAAGCGGACATCCTCGTCTCCGTTGGCCGCGGTATCAAAGAAGAGGAGAACATCGAACTCGTCGAGAAACTCGCAGACGCCCTCGGCGCGACGCTCTCCTCCTCGCGCCCGATTGTGGACAACGGTTGGCTGCCAAAGAACCGGCAGGTCGGCCAGTCCGGGAAGGTCGTCACGCCAGACGTCTACATCGCCATCGGCATCTCTGGCGCAGTGCAGCACGTTGCTGGCATGAAGGGTGCAGACACCATCATCGCCATCAACACCGACCCGAACGCGCCAATCTTCGACATCGCCGACTACGGTATCGTCGACGACCTGTTCGACGTGGTGCCAGCGCTGACCGAACAGTTCCAGTAACGACCAATTTTTTGGTCCACCGTGAGACGCGACGCGTCTCACGAGCCTTCGCTCGCTGACGCTTGCGAAGACAGACTTTTGCCGTCCGAACGCAGTGAGGACGGGAAAAAGGTGGTCGCACGTGGTGCCAGCGCTGACCGAACAGTTCCAGTAAGCGTCCTCGATTTTCCGTTTTTCACGGCTCAAAAAGAGTGGGCAGCGGCGGCTGTGTCCTCAGTTGTCGAGCGGTGGCGCAGTTTCCGGCGGTTCTCTCGTGTCTGCGACCTGTTCGAAGGCGTACGCGAGCGAGAGGAGCGTTGCTTCATCGTACGGTTTCCCGATAAGTTCGACGCCTGCTGGGTGACCGTCGGGCGACAGTCCGGCGGGAACGGAGACAGCACAGAGCCCAGACTGTGAGGCGAGGACGGTGTTCGTCGGGAACGTCAGCGTGTCGAGTTCACCGGCTTCGATGGCTTCTGCCGTTGGCGGGATGACCTGTGCGTCGGGGCACAACAGCACGTCGAGGTCGTTTTCGGCGTAGACGTTCAGCACGTCGCGCTGGAATTTGAGCTGGGCGGCGACGCTTTTCCAGTAGCCCGGTTCCTGTTCGGGGTCGTCGGGGCCGTCTTCGGCGATGCCGATGAACAGGTCGAGAATGTCGTGGTACTGGCCGGAGTCGTAGAGTTCGGCGACCGAATCGACGGGTGCGTCGTCGCGCGCAGCGAAGAAGGCGTTGAGGTCGCGTTTCGACTGGAGGATGTAGAGCGACGTGGCGTCTAAGTGCTCGTCTAAATTCGGAATTTCGACCGAGTCAACGATGGTCGCGCCTGCGTCCTGCATCGTTTCGATTGCGTCATCCACGAGCGTGGTGACGGGGCCGCTGTCGGGGTCGTCCGCCGCGCCGAATGCGTCACGCAGAACGCCGATTCGAGCGCCGGCGAGCGCATTCGCATCCAGTTGGTCAGTATAGGAGCCAGCGTCGTCGGTGAGTTCGGTGGCGGCGGTGTACTCGTCGGTCTCGTCGTAACCGACGGCGACGTCTAAGACGACGGCGAGTTCCTTCGCGGTTCGCGCCATCGGGCCGGGCGTGTCCTGTGAGACGACGAGCGGCGACATCCCGTTCCGACTCAGCAGACCCGGCGTCACGCGGATGCCAAACAGGTTGTTGTACGCAGACGGGAGGCGAATCGACCCGCCCGTGTCCTCGCCAATGCCAACAGCGCCGAGGTTGGCGGCGACCGCCGCGCCAGTGCCGCTTGAGGAGCCACCGGGGTCGCGGTCGAGGTCGTAGGGGTTCTTCGTTCGGCCGTTGACCGACGAGTAGCCGAACCACGAAGTCGCCCAGTCGGGGAGGTTGGTTTTTGCGAGGATGACGGCGCCGGCGTCCTCCAGCTTCGTGATGAGCGTCGCATCGGCTGCGGGCTGGTAGTCTGCGAACGCTTCTGAGCCGAACGTCGTCGTGATGTCTGCGGTCTCGACCTGGTCTTTGACGACGAACGGGATGCCGTGAAGGGGGCCAACCAGTCCGTCTTCTTCGAACGCCGCGTCGAGTTCGTCGGCTCTGTCGGTGGCGTTCGGGTTGACGGTGATAATCGAGTTGAGCGCGGGGCCGTCCGCGTCGTAGGCGTCGATACGGGCGAGGTAGCGCTCGACGAGTTCCCGGCAGGTGAGGGCGTCTGCGTCGTAGGCGGCGTGGATGTCGTCGATAGTGGTTTCAACGACATCGAAATCGAGTGTCATAGAGTCTCATAGGGACGTTTCTGAGCGAGAGGCATAGTCGTTCGTTCACCGGAGAGAAACGATGTGTTTGAGACGACTGTTCTGCCCACGTACTCGTCGAAGTTGTCCGAAGAACCGTCACGTACTTTTTTCGCCCACCCTCAGTTCCCGGTAATGGAGTATCTGGAGCGCCGACGCGAGATGGTCGAGACACGGTTGGAGGAGGTGCTCGGCGACATCGAGCCACCGGCGCTCGCCGCGCAGATGCAACACGTCACGCTTTCG encodes:
- a CDS encoding electron transfer flavoprotein subunit beta/FixA family protein — its product is MKVLVTVKEVAEVEDEFEIDGLKIDERYLDYDLNEWDDYAVEEGVQIAEENDDVEVVTVTIGPERAEETIRMALAKGADRAVRVWDDALEAADFVDVATKTDILAAVVEEEQPDLILTGVQASDDAFGATGVSLADAIDFEWAAVVNALDLDVEAGVANLRRELEGGIEELTDVDIPAVLTIQTGINEPRYASLRGIRQAQSKEIAPKSLGDLGLDASVIDSEITLTSMYEPESESDATIWEGSADETAGKLAEFLRDKGVGQA
- a CDS encoding electron transfer flavoprotein subunit alpha/FixB family protein, translating into MSDVLAITEHRRGELRDVSYELITAGRQLADDLGGDLHLAVISGDVSGFADHLNREGVDTIHTVDEGEEFNHDVYTQVITQLYDDLQPGAVVMPNSVNGLDYAPAVANHLSLPLVTDAIDFAADGALEVTREQYGSKVETTVEVDADHVALTIRPGEWPAAEGTGDADIVSFDASIDESAVKSTVTGFEEVGGGDVDITEADILVSVGRGIKEEENIELVEKLADALGATLSSSRPIVDNGWLPKNRQVGQSGKVVTPDVYIAIGISGAVQHVAGMKGADTIIAINTDPNAPIFDIADYGIVDDLFDVVPALTEQFQ
- a CDS encoding amidase, coding for MTLDFDVVETTIDDIHAAYDADALTCRELVERYLARIDAYDADGPALNSIITVNPNATDRADELDAAFEEDGLVGPLHGIPFVVKDQVETADITTTFGSEAFADYQPAADATLITKLEDAGAVILAKTNLPDWATSWFGYSSVNGRTKNPYDLDRDPGGSSSGTGAAVAANLGAVGIGEDTGGSIRLPSAYNNLFGIRVTPGLLSRNGMSPLVVSQDTPGPMARTAKELAVVLDVAVGYDETDEYTAATELTDDAGSYTDQLDANALAGARIGVLRDAFGAADDPDSGPVTTLVDDAIETMQDAGATIVDSVEIPNLDEHLDATSLYILQSKRDLNAFFAARDDAPVDSVAELYDSGQYHDILDLFIGIAEDGPDDPEQEPGYWKSVAAQLKFQRDVLNVYAENDLDVLLCPDAQVIPPTAEAIEAGELDTLTFPTNTVLASQSGLCAVSVPAGLSPDGHPAGVELIGKPYDEATLLSLAYAFEQVADTREPPETAPPLDN